CCCTTGACCGGCGCGCCCGCGAATTTCTCCACGAAGAACGCCGGCCAATCGACATCGAAACCGCAATTGGCCGGCCGGAAGGGCGCGATATCGACGCCCCTTTCCGCAAGCGCACCGACCCAGCCGGCATCCGAGCCGAGGCGCGGCAAGCTCGCCCCACCGAGCGCCACGAGGATCGCATCGAAGGCCATGGTAATCGCGCGCCCGGACGTCTCGACCGCCAGCCCCTCCGGCGCGAAGCCCGTCCAGCGATGGCGCACGCGGATATCGACCCCCTGCCCTTCCAGCCGCGCCCGCCAGGCGCGCAGCAGGGGCGAGGCCTTCATCACGGTCGGAAACACCCGGCCGGACGACCCGACGAAGGTCTGCGTGCCGAGCCCGGATGCCCAATCCCGCAGATCGTCCGGCGGGAAGGCATCGAGCGCCGCACGCAGATGCCCGTTCGCCGCGCCGAAACGGGTGGCGAAGCGCTCATAGGGCTCGGAATGGGTGATGTTGAGGCCCGACTTGCCGGCCAGCAGGAACTTTCGCCCGACCGTCGGCATCGCCTCCAGCACCGTCACGGCATGGCCGCGCGCGGACAGCATCTCTGCCGCCATCAGCCCGGCCGGCCCGCCGCCGACGATCCCGATCCGCTTTGCCATCCTGTTCCCGCGCACTGACATTTCGATAGAGCGGTCCACCGTCACATCGCCGCCGATGCGCCCGTCATAACGCAATCACGGCGGCGGCGACAGGTCAGCTTGCGAGGCCCGGTGCCTCGTGCCCGGTCTGGGCGACATATTCGGTATAGCCGCCCGGATACTGGTGGATATCGTCGCCGTTGAGCTCCAGCACCCGGTTCGACAGCGCGCCGAGGAAATGGCGGTCATGCGAGACGAAGAGCATGGTGCCCTCGTATTCCGACAGCGCCTTGATCAGCATCTCCTTGGTGTCGAGATCGAGATGGTTCGTCGGCTCGTCGAGGATGAGGAAGTTCGGCGGATCGAACAGCATCGCCGCCATGACGAGCCGCGCCTTCTCGCCGCCGGAAAGCACCCGGCACTTCTTCTCCACGTCGTCGCCGGAAAAGCCGAAGCAGCCGGCCAGCGTGCGCAGCGGCCCCTGCCCCGCCCGCGGAAACTCCGCCTCCAGCCATTCGAACACGGTCAGGTCGCCGTCGAGGAGATCCATCGCATGCTGTGCGAAATAGCCGACCTTGACGCTCGCCCCGATCGTCACGCTGCCGGCATCGGGTACCGCGGCGCCGGCGACGAGCTTCAGCAGCGTCGACTTGCCCGCGCCGTTGATGCCCATCACGCACCAGCGCTCCCGGCGGCGGATCAGGAAGCTGAAATCCTCGTAGATCGCGCGGCTGCCATAGGCCTTGCCGACATTCTTGAGGCTGACCACGTCCTCGCCCGAGCGCGGCGCCGGCTGGAACTCGAACATCACCGTCTGGCGCCGGCGCGGCGGCTCGACGCGCTCGATCTTGTCGAGCTTCTTCACCCGGCTCTGCACCTGCGCGGCATGCGAGGCGCGCGCCTTGAAGCGCTCGATGAACTTGATCTCCTTGGCGAGCATCGCCTGCTGGCGCTCGAACTGCGCCTGCTGCTGCTTCTCGTTCTGCGCGCGCTGCTGCTCGTAGAAGCCGTAGTCGCCGGAATAAGTGGTCAGCGAGCCGGCATCGATCTCGATGATCTTGTTGACGATGCGGTTCATGAACTCGCGGTCGTGCGAGGTCATCAGCAGCGCGCCGTCATAGCCCTTCAGGAACTGCTCCAGCCAGATCAGGCTTTCGATGTCGAGATGGTTGCTCGGCTCGTCGAGCAGCATGACGTCCGGCCGCATGAGCAGGATGCGGGCGAGCGCCACGCGCATCTTCCAGCCGCCCGAAAGCTTGCCGACGTCGCCGTCCATCATCTCCTGGCTGAAGCTGAGGCCGGCCAGCACCTCTCGCGCCCGGCTCTCCAGTCCGTAGCCGTCGAGTTCCTCGTAGCGCGCCTGCACCTCGCCGTAGCGCTCGATGATCGCATCCATCTCGTCCAGCCGGTCGGGATCGACCATCGCCGCCTCGAGTTCGCGCAGCTCCGCCGCGACGGAACTCACCGGCCCCGCCCCGTCCATCACCTCGGTGACCGCGCTGCGCCCCGCCATCTCGCCGACATCCTGGCTGAAATAGCCGATGGAGACATGCTTCTCGACGGAAACCTGCCCCTCGTCCGGTAGCTCCCGCCCGGTGATCATGCGGAAGAGCGTCGTCTTGCCCGCCCCGTTGGGCCCGACCAGCCCGATCTTCTCCCCGCGGTTCAGCGCGGCGGAGGCCTCGATATAGAGGATGCGGTGGCTGTTGGACTTGCTGATATTCTCGATGCGGATCATGGAAGGAAGCCTCGTCGTGTCCCGCGCCCTATGCCACGAGGCAGTGCGGCAAGTCCATGCGGGTGCGGTGGCGAATCTCCATGAAATGTGCCGGTTCCGCATCTCGTGCGCGAGACCCTTGCCCGCGCGGCGTGCTGGACCACCGGTCTCGATTGATGTTATATTCAATTATCCTAAAATTAAGAATCTGTCCTGGCCATGGGAGGCTTCCATGCGTGAACCGGATATGCAGAAACTCGACGCGCTCGTCGGCCGCCTCGTCGGCGATATCGGCGCCGCGGTAACGGGCGCTCTGGTCGTGCTCGGCGACCAGGTGGGTATTTTCAGGGCGATGGCCGACGGCGAGCCGGTAAATGCCCGGGGGCTTGCGGCGAAAACCGGGTTGAAGGAGCGCTACCTGCAGGAATGGCTCAGCGCTCAGGCCGCCGCCGACTATATCGACTATGACGAAGCAACGAACCGTTTCAGCCTGACGCCGGAGCAGGCGATGGTGTTTGCCGAGGAGAACAGCCCGGCCTTTTTCGTCGGCGCATTCGAGGTCGTCCAGTCCATGTGGGTGGACGAACCGAAGGTCGCCGATGCGTTCCGCACCGGCAAGGGCGTCGGCTGGCATGAGCACAGCACCTGCCTTTTCCGCGGAACCGAACGGTTTTTCCGTCCCGGCTACAACAGCCATCTGGTGACCGAATGGATTCCGGCCCTCGACGGCGTCGAGGAAAAACTCAGGTCAGGCGCCAGTGTCGCCGACGTCGGCTGCGGCCATGGCGCATCGACCATCCTGATGGCACAGGCCTATCCGGCGTCGCGATTCGTCGGCTTCGACTATCACGGCCCCTCGATCGAAAGGGCAAGGGCAGCGGCCGAAAAGGCCGGAGTGGCCGATCGGGTCACCTTCGAGCAGAGCGCGGCAGCGCAGTTTCCGGGCCGCGACTACGACATGATCGCGATGTTCGACTGCCTGCATGACATGGGCGACCCGGTGGGCGCCGGACGGCATGTGCGGGAAACGCTCGCCCCGGACGGAACATGGATGATCGTCGAACCCTTCGCGCATGATCATCTCAAGGACAATCTCAACCCGGTCGGCCGTGTCTATTACGGCGCATCGACAATGATCTGCACGCCCGCCTCGCTCTCCCAGGACGTGGGACTCGGGCTTGGCGCACAGGCAGGAGAGCTGCGCCTTCGCAAGGTCGCGCTCGATGCGGGCTTCACCCGTTTCCGCCGGGCAACGGAAACGCCGTTCAACATGGTATTCGAGGTGCAGGCTTGAAAGGCGGCAATCGCCACGCGTGAAGAGCGCCTATCCGCAAAAGGCGGATGAAGAGCGCCCATCGCCATCGGAACAGATGAAGACCCTTCACCAGTTGCCGGGATCCGCCGTGTGATCGGTCAGCGCGTATTCCTCCGCCTTTTCCGGATCGAGCACCAGTTCCGTCGTCATGTTCTTCGCGTCGGTGACCCGATAGGTGACCGGCACAGGGTCCCTGCTGAGTTCGCGATACATCATCAGCGCGGCTTCCTCGGCGGTATCCGCTTCGACTTCAATGCCGGTCGTGACCGTGAACATCGCCATGGCATCACCTCGCTGCGCACCGGTTCTCGTCGGCAGCAGTGTAGCCCCCGCGCCGATCGAGCGCCAGACTCGCGCAACGGATCGGAGAGCCATCCCGTCTCGTTCGGAAAAATATCGATCTATTGGAAACTTATGGCGGAGAGGGTGGGATTCGAACCCACGATACCCTTGCAGGTATGCCGCATTTCGAGTGCGGTGCATTCGACCACTCTGCCACCTCTCCGGATGTCGGTCGGCGCCTTCAGCGCGGGGCGGTACATAGCGGGTGTCGGGCGGGGGCGCAAGGGGGCAGAAAGCATCTAATTGCAATGGTGACGGAAATCTCCTTGACAGTTTTCATCGGCTCACCTATTGCGCAAGGTGCAGTGGTATAGGTCTCACCTGTGCCGCGACGATGGTTCTTTGTGCCGTACTTCCTCGCTTCGCGGGGATATGCCGGCAGGAACCGACCTAACCGGCGGGGCGCCAATGCCTCTCCATTCGTAGCGACTGACAAAAAGACGGCCGTGCCCTCATGGGCAAAGAGCCGGTACGAACATGAAAGGATATAAAATGTTCGCAGTCATCAAGACCGGCGGTAAGCAGTACC
The Shinella zoogloeoides DNA segment above includes these coding regions:
- a CDS encoding class I SAM-dependent methyltransferase, which produces MREPDMQKLDALVGRLVGDIGAAVTGALVVLGDQVGIFRAMADGEPVNARGLAAKTGLKERYLQEWLSAQAAADYIDYDEATNRFSLTPEQAMVFAEENSPAFFVGAFEVVQSMWVDEPKVADAFRTGKGVGWHEHSTCLFRGTERFFRPGYNSHLVTEWIPALDGVEEKLRSGASVADVGCGHGASTILMAQAYPASRFVGFDYHGPSIERARAAAEKAGVADRVTFEQSAAAQFPGRDYDMIAMFDCLHDMGDPVGAGRHVRETLAPDGTWMIVEPFAHDHLKDNLNPVGRVYYGASTMICTPASLSQDVGLGLGAQAGELRLRKVALDAGFTRFRRATETPFNMVFEVQA
- a CDS encoding TIGR03862 family flavoprotein, which gives rise to MAKRIGIVGGGPAGLMAAEMLSARGHAVTVLEAMPTVGRKFLLAGKSGLNITHSEPYERFATRFGAANGHLRAALDAFPPDDLRDWASGLGTQTFVGSSGRVFPTVMKASPLLRAWRARLEGQGVDIRVRHRWTGFAPEGLAVETSGRAITMAFDAILVALGGASLPRLGSDAGWVGALAERGVDIAPFRPANCGFDVDWPAFFVEKFAGAPVKGVTARSAAGTIPGEFVISASGVEGSLIYAHAAVLRDALEEAGTAILTLDLAPGRTMERLAADLARQGGKASFSTRLRKGAGLDGVKAALLRACIPDAAALAPAALAAAIKAVPLRPVRSRPIAEAISSAGGVRFDAIDEGYMLKALPGVFVAGEMIDWEAPTGGYLLTACLATGRAAALGMDRWLSNK
- a CDS encoding ABC-F family ATP-binding cassette domain-containing protein, with translation MIRIENISKSNSHRILYIEASAALNRGEKIGLVGPNGAGKTTLFRMITGRELPDEGQVSVEKHVSIGYFSQDVGEMAGRSAVTEVMDGAGPVSSVAAELRELEAAMVDPDRLDEMDAIIERYGEVQARYEELDGYGLESRAREVLAGLSFSQEMMDGDVGKLSGGWKMRVALARILLMRPDVMLLDEPSNHLDIESLIWLEQFLKGYDGALLMTSHDREFMNRIVNKIIEIDAGSLTTYSGDYGFYEQQRAQNEKQQQAQFERQQAMLAKEIKFIERFKARASHAAQVQSRVKKLDKIERVEPPRRRQTVMFEFQPAPRSGEDVVSLKNVGKAYGSRAIYEDFSFLIRRRERWCVMGINGAGKSTLLKLVAGAAVPDAGSVTIGASVKVGYFAQHAMDLLDGDLTVFEWLEAEFPRAGQGPLRTLAGCFGFSGDDVEKKCRVLSGGEKARLVMAAMLFDPPNFLILDEPTNHLDLDTKEMLIKALSEYEGTMLFVSHDRHFLGALSNRVLELNGDDIHQYPGGYTEYVAQTGHEAPGLAS